A genomic segment from Bradyrhizobium sp. CB1015 encodes:
- a CDS encoding type II secretion system F family protein, with protein MIEFLVSKLHDVRFMTMLLAAIAASATVYTLVMPLFAGEGLSKRMKAVASERERIRQRERERLNKNEKVSLRQTPKQLVSKVVEDFNLTKWLAQEAARDKLIMAGYRGQAPYITFLFARMVAPIVFLIGSALYVFVIGNMQQALPIKIGICVGAAYLGLQAPMLFLRNAISKRQLSIKRAFPDALDLLLICIESGMSVEMAFRKVATEIVGQSIALSEEFTLTTAELSYLQDRKVAYENLARRTGLEGVKSVCLALQQAERYGTPLGHSLRVMAQENRDMRMNEAEKKAAALPPKLTVPMILFFLPVLFVVILGPTAIKVTEMQ; from the coding sequence ATGATCGAATTCCTCGTCTCGAAACTGCACGACGTCCGTTTCATGACCATGCTGCTCGCGGCCATCGCCGCGAGCGCCACCGTCTATACGCTGGTGATGCCGTTGTTCGCCGGCGAGGGCCTCTCCAAGCGCATGAAGGCGGTGGCGAGCGAGCGCGAGCGCATCCGGCAGCGCGAGCGTGAGCGTCTCAATAAGAACGAGAAGGTTTCGCTGCGCCAGACACCGAAACAACTCGTCTCCAAGGTGGTCGAGGACTTCAACCTGACGAAATGGCTCGCGCAGGAAGCTGCGCGGGACAAGCTCATCATGGCAGGTTACCGCGGCCAGGCGCCCTATATCACCTTCCTGTTTGCCCGCATGGTCGCCCCGATCGTGTTCTTGATCGGCTCGGCCCTCTACGTGTTCGTGATCGGAAACATGCAACAGGCGCTGCCGATCAAGATCGGCATCTGCGTCGGCGCAGCCTATCTCGGCCTCCAGGCGCCGATGCTGTTCCTCAGGAACGCGATCTCCAAGCGCCAGCTCTCGATCAAGCGTGCGTTTCCCGACGCGCTCGACCTGCTCCTGATCTGCATCGAATCCGGCATGTCGGTCGAGATGGCATTCCGGAAAGTTGCGACCGAAATCGTGGGACAGTCGATCGCGCTGTCGGAGGAGTTCACCCTGACCACGGCCGAGCTGTCCTATTTGCAGGATCGCAAGGTCGCCTACGAGAACCTGGCACGGCGCACCGGGCTCGAGGGCGTCAAGTCGGTGTGTCTGGCGCTGCAGCAGGCGGAACGTTACGGCACCCCGCTCGGCCATTCCTTGCGCGTCATGGCGCAGGAGAATCGCGACATGCGCATGAACGAGGCCGAGAAGAAGGCGGCCGCTCTGCCGCCGAAGCTCACGGTGCCGATGATCCTGTTTTTCCTGCCGGTGCTGTTCGTGGTCATTCTCGGACCTACCGCCATCAAGGTCACCGAGATGCAGTGA
- a CDS encoding type II secretion system F family protein, which produces MNIQVLALAFLATAAVGGIAWVFLYPLLSGERKAESRRASVARAEAPTARQAEKTQRSRREQVESTLKDLEARRAQEKSAPLSVRLSQAGLDWTPQKFWIVSAVVAGVFFAAALFAGGGLIGAAGLAFAGGFGLPRWALGFLKKRREAKFLAALPDAVDVIVRGIKAGLPLFESIKVVAADAPEPLRSEFLAIIETQAIGMPLGEACARLYERMPLPEANFFGIVVSIQQKSGGNLSEALGNLSKVLRDRKKMKEKIQAMSMEAKASAGIIGSLPPIVMFLVYLTTPQYISVLWTHPTGQLMLVGCVVWMSIGILVMKKMINFDF; this is translated from the coding sequence ATGAACATCCAGGTCCTCGCCCTCGCCTTCCTCGCCACCGCAGCGGTCGGTGGCATCGCCTGGGTCTTTCTCTATCCGCTGCTGTCCGGGGAGCGAAAGGCGGAAAGCCGCCGCGCCTCGGTCGCGCGCGCCGAAGCGCCCACGGCCCGGCAGGCGGAGAAGACCCAGCGCTCGCGCCGCGAGCAGGTCGAGTCCACGCTCAAGGATCTCGAGGCGCGGCGCGCCCAGGAGAAGAGCGCTCCGCTCAGCGTCCGCCTGTCGCAGGCCGGGCTCGACTGGACGCCGCAGAAATTCTGGATCGTGTCCGCCGTCGTGGCGGGCGTATTCTTCGCGGCCGCGCTGTTCGCGGGCGGCGGCCTGATCGGCGCCGCCGGTCTTGCCTTTGCCGGCGGCTTCGGCCTGCCGCGCTGGGCACTCGGCTTTTTGAAGAAGCGCCGCGAAGCCAAGTTCCTGGCTGCATTGCCCGATGCGGTCGACGTGATCGTCCGCGGCATCAAGGCAGGCCTGCCCTTGTTCGAATCGATCAAGGTCGTGGCTGCCGATGCGCCCGAGCCGCTGCGCAGCGAGTTTCTGGCCATCATCGAGACGCAGGCGATCGGCATGCCGCTGGGCGAGGCCTGCGCGCGGCTGTACGAGCGCATGCCGCTGCCGGAAGCCAATTTCTTCGGCATCGTAGTGTCGATCCAGCAGAAGTCGGGCGGCAACCTCTCCGAAGCGCTCGGCAACCTCTCCAAGGTGCTGCGCGACCGCAAGAAGATGAAGGAAAAGATCCAGGCGATGTCGATGGAAGCCAAGGCCTCGGCCGGCATCATCGGCTCGCTGCCGCCGATCGTGATGTTCCTGGTCTATCTCACGACGCCGCAATACATCTCGGTGCTTTGGACTCATCCCACCGGCCAGCTGATGCTGGTCGGCTGCGTCGTTTGGATGTCGATCGGCATCCTGGTGATGAAGAAGATGATCAACTTCGATTTCTGA
- a CDS encoding CpaF family protein encodes MFGKRSGTDTDFRAPKPGAVSLEPAPAQAPTVSRAPSPPAVASPPLAPAKAPPPPAMESRRSDNYYEVKATIFGALIEAIDLAQLAKLDSESAREEIRDIVNEIIAIKNIVMSIAEQEELLDDICNDVLGYGPLEPLLSRDDIADIMVNGANTVYIEVGGKIQRTGIRFRDNQQLLNICQRIVSQVGRRVDESSPICDARLADGSRVNAIVPPLSIDGPALTIRKFKKDKLTLDQLVKFGAITPEGAEILQIIGRVRCNVLISGGTGSGKTTLLNCLTNYIEHDERVITCEDAAELQLQQPHVVRLETRPPNIEGEGQVTMRELVRNCLRMRPERIIVGEVRGPEAFDLLQAMNTGHDGSMGTLHANNPREALSRCESMITMGGFSLPSRTIREMICASIDVIIQAARLRDGSRRITHITEVMGMEGDTIITQDIFLYDMVGEDANGKIIGRHRSTGIGRPKFWERARYYGEEKRLAAALDAAEVAPKT; translated from the coding sequence GTGTTCGGTAAGCGTAGCGGAACAGACACCGACTTTCGGGCGCCCAAGCCCGGCGCCGTGTCGCTCGAGCCTGCCCCGGCTCAGGCGCCGACGGTGTCGCGCGCCCCGTCTCCGCCGGCCGTCGCCTCGCCACCGCTTGCGCCCGCCAAGGCCCCGCCGCCTCCAGCCATGGAGAGCCGGCGTTCGGACAATTATTACGAGGTCAAGGCGACCATCTTCGGCGCGCTGATCGAGGCCATCGACCTCGCCCAGCTCGCCAAGCTCGATTCGGAGTCCGCGCGCGAGGAAATCCGCGACATCGTCAACGAGATCATCGCGATCAAGAACATCGTGATGTCGATCGCCGAGCAGGAGGAGCTGCTCGACGACATCTGCAACGACGTCCTCGGCTACGGCCCGCTCGAACCATTGCTGTCGCGCGACGACATCGCCGACATCATGGTCAATGGCGCCAACACCGTCTACATCGAGGTCGGCGGCAAGATCCAGCGCACCGGCATCCGCTTCCGCGACAACCAGCAGCTTCTCAACATCTGCCAGCGCATCGTCAGCCAGGTCGGCCGGCGCGTCGACGAATCCTCGCCGATCTGCGACGCACGCCTCGCCGACGGCTCCCGCGTCAACGCCATCGTGCCGCCGCTGTCGATCGACGGCCCCGCGCTCACCATCCGCAAATTCAAGAAGGACAAGCTGACGCTGGATCAGCTCGTCAAGTTCGGCGCGATCACGCCGGAAGGCGCCGAGATCCTCCAGATCATCGGCCGCGTCCGCTGCAACGTGCTGATTTCCGGCGGTACCGGCTCGGGCAAGACCACCCTGCTCAACTGCCTCACCAACTACATCGAGCACGACGAGCGCGTCATCACCTGCGAGGACGCCGCCGAGCTCCAGCTGCAGCAGCCCCACGTGGTGCGGCTGGAAACCCGCCCGCCCAACATCGAGGGCGAGGGCCAGGTCACGATGCGCGAACTGGTGCGCAACTGCCTGCGTATGCGCCCCGAACGCATCATCGTCGGCGAGGTCCGCGGCCCCGAAGCCTTCGACCTGCTGCAGGCCATGAACACCGGCCACGACGGCTCGATGGGCACGCTGCACGCCAACAACCCGCGCGAGGCGCTGTCGCGCTGCGAATCCATGATCACGATGGGCGGCTTCTCGCTGCCCTCGCGGACCATCCGCGAGATGATCTGCGCCTCGATCGACGTCATCATCCAGGCCGCGCGCCTGCGCGACGGTTCCCGCCGCATCACCCACATCACCGAGGTGATGGGCATGGAAGGCGACACCATCATCACCCAGGACATCTTCCTCTACGACATGGTCGGCGAGGACGCCAACGGCAAGATCATCGGCCGGCACCGCTCGACCGGCATCGGCCGCCCGAAGTTCTGGGAACGCGCCCGCTATTACGGCGAAGAGAAGCGCCTCGCTGCGGCGCTCGACGCGGCGGAAGTCGCGCCGAAGACGTGA
- a CDS encoding AAA family ATPase, translating to MISYARQTHEEQPAAAPPPVEEHIAPAPRVSVQAFCETVETAAAVQSAGEDRRLGKAHLKIQMGGMAAAIEAYRSAPTPNVIVLESDGRNDLLGGLDQLATVCDAGTRVVVIGRINDVTLYRELVRRGVSDYVLAPVGAIDVVRSICNLFSAPEAKAVGRIIAVVGAKGGVGASTISHNVAWAIARDLAMDAVVADLDLAFGTAGLDYNQDPPQGIADAVFSPDRVDTAFIDRLLSKCTDHLSLLAAPATLDRVYDFGTDAFDAVFDTLRSTMPCIVLDIPHQWSGWTKRALIGADDILIVAAPDLANLRNTKNLFDLLKAARPNDRPPLYCLNQVGVPKRPEIAATEFAKAIESQPVVSIPFEPQIFGSAANNGQMIAEISANHKSIEMFLQIAQRLTGRSETKKQKSSLLSPLIEKLRGR from the coding sequence ATGATCAGTTACGCGCGCCAGACACACGAAGAGCAGCCGGCAGCAGCTCCTCCGCCGGTCGAGGAGCATATTGCGCCCGCGCCGCGCGTCTCGGTCCAGGCCTTCTGCGAAACCGTGGAGACGGCCGCCGCGGTACAGTCGGCCGGCGAGGATCGCCGTCTCGGCAAGGCTCACCTGAAGATCCAGATGGGCGGCATGGCGGCCGCGATCGAAGCCTACCGCTCGGCCCCCACGCCGAACGTGATCGTGCTCGAGAGCGACGGCCGCAACGACCTGCTGGGCGGGCTCGACCAGCTCGCCACCGTCTGCGATGCCGGCACCCGCGTGGTCGTGATCGGCCGCATCAACGACGTCACGCTCTACCGCGAGCTCGTGCGCCGCGGCGTCAGCGATTACGTGCTCGCGCCGGTCGGCGCAATCGACGTCGTACGCTCGATCTGCAACCTGTTCTCGGCCCCGGAAGCCAAGGCGGTCGGCCGCATCATCGCCGTGGTCGGCGCCAAGGGCGGGGTCGGAGCTTCGACCATCTCCCACAACGTCGCCTGGGCGATCGCGCGCGACCTCGCAATGGATGCCGTCGTCGCCGATCTCGATCTCGCCTTCGGCACCGCTGGCCTCGACTACAACCAGGATCCGCCGCAGGGCATCGCCGACGCCGTGTTCTCGCCCGACCGCGTCGATACCGCCTTCATCGACCGCCTGCTGTCGAAGTGCACCGACCATCTCAGCCTGCTGGCGGCGCCTGCGACGCTCGACCGGGTCTATGATTTCGGCACCGACGCTTTCGACGCCGTGTTCGACACGCTGCGCTCCACCATGCCCTGCATCGTGCTCGACATTCCGCATCAATGGTCGGGCTGGACCAAGCGCGCCTTGATCGGAGCGGACGACATCCTGATCGTGGCCGCCCCGGACCTTGCCAATCTGCGCAATACCAAGAACCTGTTCGACCTGTTGAAGGCCGCCCGTCCCAACGACCGGCCGCCGCTCTACTGCCTGAACCAGGTCGGCGTGCCGAAACGACCCGAAATCGCCGCCACCGAGTTCGCCAAGGCGATCGAGAGCCAGCCGGTCGTCTCGATCCCGTTCGAGCCGCAGATCTTCGGCTCGGCGGCCAACAACGGCCAGATGATCGCGGAGATCTCCGCCAACCACAAGTCGATCGAGATGTTCCTGCAGATCGCCCAGCGCCTGACCGGCCGCAGCGAGACCAAGAAGCAGAAGTCGTCCCTGCTTTCACCTCTGATTGAGAAGTTGCGGGGAAGATAA
- a CDS encoding CpaD family pilus assembly protein: protein MIIRPPQLRKRAVRLGGALVGLTLALGGCQHNEVVTASIPDDYKQRHPIAIEEQNRSIVVFVGHARGGLTAAQRADVMGVASAWLHEGTGAIRIDVPSGTPNARPVADTMREIQAMLAGAGVPPRGVNIRPYQPEDKRFLPPIRLTYSKIAAVAGPCGLWPDDIGPSMKNKSWFENKDYYNYGCAYQRNLAAMVDNPSDLEQPRPETPSYTIRRTAAFEKYRKGVPTSVAYPEADKAKLSDTGK from the coding sequence ATGATCATAAGACCACCCCAGCTTCGCAAACGCGCCGTCCGCCTCGGTGGCGCGCTCGTCGGCCTGACGCTCGCGCTCGGCGGCTGCCAGCACAACGAGGTCGTTACCGCCTCTATTCCCGACGACTACAAGCAGCGCCATCCAATCGCGATCGAGGAGCAGAACCGCTCGATCGTGGTCTTCGTCGGTCATGCCCGCGGCGGGTTGACCGCCGCCCAACGCGCGGACGTGATGGGCGTCGCATCGGCATGGTTGCACGAAGGTACCGGCGCCATTCGCATCGACGTGCCGTCCGGCACGCCCAACGCGCGTCCGGTCGCGGATACGATGCGCGAGATCCAGGCCATGCTGGCAGGGGCAGGCGTTCCGCCGCGCGGCGTCAACATTCGTCCCTACCAGCCCGAGGACAAGCGGTTCCTGCCGCCGATCCGGCTCACTTATTCCAAGATCGCCGCGGTTGCGGGCCCCTGCGGCCTCTGGCCGGACGACATCGGTCCTTCGATGAAGAACAAGAGCTGGTTCGAGAACAAGGATTATTACAATTACGGCTGCGCCTATCAGCGCAACCTCGCGGCCATGGTCGACAATCCATCGGACCTCGAGCAGCCGCGGCCCGAGACACCTTCCTACACGATACGGCGCACTGCCGCCTTCGAGAAGTATCGCAAGGGAGTGCCGACTTCAGTCGCCTATCCCGAAGCCGACAAGGCCAAACTCAGCGACACAGGCAAATGA
- a CDS encoding type II and III secretion system protein family protein — translation MKTVDIKCRANSATMRTSLVRALSFSAALALVLNPAIAPAVAADYRPVAPAAADGQINARFLSLGVGKSIVIDLPRDIKDVLVADPKIANAVVRSAQRAYIIGAAVGQTNIVFFDSAGQQIAAYDIAVKRDLNGVRAALKQVLPNSDIQIDGLGEGIVLTGTAANPLEAQQANDLAARLAGGADKVVNSIVVRGRDQIMLKVTVAEVQRNIVKQLGIDLSANLNYGTSVVSFTNSNPFTALGKNLVDGNNLTTKFGAAPSVQATLRAMETAGVIRTLAEPNLTAISGESATFIAGGEFPVPAGYACDPTTHVCTTQISFKKFGISLNFTPVVLSEGKISLRVMTEVSELSNENAITLSQAVTSNTVNSLTVPSIRTRRAETSLEIPSGGAMAMAGLIQQQTKQAISGLPGLMQLPILGTLFRSRDFVNNATELVVIVTPYVVRAVAPKDLSRPDDGFAPPADPQAQLIGNINRLYGVPGRTEPAKNYRGTYGFITD, via the coding sequence ATGAAGACAGTCGACATCAAATGCAGGGCGAATTCGGCGACGATGCGGACCTCACTGGTCCGCGCCCTGTCGTTTTCGGCCGCGCTCGCGCTGGTGCTCAACCCGGCGATCGCCCCTGCGGTCGCAGCCGATTACCGTCCCGTGGCGCCAGCCGCGGCGGACGGCCAGATCAATGCGCGTTTCCTCTCGCTCGGCGTCGGCAAGTCCATCGTGATCGACCTGCCGCGCGACATCAAGGACGTGCTGGTCGCCGATCCCAAGATCGCCAACGCGGTGGTCCGCTCCGCGCAGCGCGCCTATATCATCGGCGCCGCGGTCGGCCAGACCAACATCGTTTTCTTCGATTCCGCCGGGCAGCAGATTGCGGCCTATGACATCGCGGTGAAGCGCGACCTCAACGGCGTGCGGGCCGCGCTGAAGCAGGTCCTGCCCAATTCGGACATCCAGATCGACGGCCTCGGCGAAGGCATCGTTCTGACCGGCACGGCTGCCAATCCGCTGGAAGCACAGCAGGCCAACGATCTCGCCGCACGCCTGGCCGGCGGCGCCGACAAGGTGGTGAACTCGATCGTGGTGCGCGGCCGCGACCAGATCATGCTCAAGGTGACGGTGGCCGAGGTCCAGCGCAACATCGTCAAGCAGCTCGGCATCGACCTCTCCGCCAACCTCAACTACGGCACGTCGGTGGTGAGCTTCACCAATTCGAACCCGTTCACGGCGCTCGGCAAGAATCTCGTGGACGGCAACAACCTGACCACGAAGTTCGGCGCCGCCCCGTCGGTGCAGGCCACGCTGCGCGCGATGGAAACCGCCGGCGTGATCCGCACGCTGGCCGAACCGAATTTGACCGCGATCTCCGGTGAATCGGCGACCTTCATCGCCGGCGGTGAATTCCCGGTTCCGGCAGGCTATGCCTGCGATCCCACCACGCATGTCTGTACCACCCAGATCAGCTTCAAGAAGTTCGGCATCTCGCTGAACTTCACCCCCGTCGTGCTGAGCGAGGGCAAGATCAGCCTGCGGGTGATGACCGAGGTCTCGGAGCTGTCGAACGAGAATGCGATCACGCTGTCGCAGGCGGTGACCTCGAACACGGTGAACTCGCTGACGGTCCCCTCGATCAGGACCCGCCGCGCCGAGACCTCGCTGGAAATTCCCTCCGGCGGCGCGATGGCGATGGCCGGCCTGATCCAGCAGCAGACCAAGCAGGCGATCAGCGGATTGCCGGGGCTGATGCAGCTGCCGATCCTGGGCACGCTGTTCCGCAGCCGCGACTTCGTCAACAACGCGACCGAGCTGGTCGTGATCGTGACGCCCTACGTCGTCCGCGCCGTGGCGCCGAAGGACCTGTCGCGGCCGGATGACGGCTTCGCCCCGCCTGCCGATCCGCAGGCTCAGCTGATCGGCAACATCAACCGGCTCTACGGCGTGCCCGGACGGACCGAACCGGCCAAGAACTACCGCGGCACCTACGGCTTCATCACCGACTGA
- the cpaB gene encoding Flp pilus assembly protein CpaB translates to MNRARIVVLTVAISAGGVAAYLASSTNNSAPPPAPVAQLPTVDVLVAKNDIGLGQTVKPEDVQWQTWPTATASATFIRRNERPDGATQVTGSIARAPFIQGEPIRDQKLVKAEGSGFMAAILPTGMRAISTEISPETGAGGFILPNDRVDVLLTRRLKNPDQSSGAPDVVTSEIILANIRVLAIDQAPKEKDGQNAVIGKTVTLELNPAQTATLSAARQSGTLSLALRSIVDVKMSEITLDDSAQKREGVSIIRYGIPSQTAKAR, encoded by the coding sequence ATGAATAGGGCACGCATTGTCGTCCTGACGGTCGCCATCAGCGCCGGCGGCGTCGCCGCGTACCTGGCGAGCAGCACCAACAATTCTGCGCCGCCTCCAGCTCCGGTCGCGCAGCTGCCGACCGTCGACGTCCTCGTGGCCAAGAACGACATCGGCCTCGGCCAGACCGTGAAGCCCGAAGACGTGCAATGGCAGACCTGGCCGACCGCAACCGCCAGCGCCACCTTCATCCGCCGCAACGAGCGCCCCGATGGCGCGACCCAGGTGACCGGCTCGATCGCGCGCGCCCCCTTCATTCAGGGTGAGCCGATCCGCGACCAGAAACTGGTCAAGGCCGAAGGCTCCGGCTTCATGGCGGCAATCCTCCCCACCGGCATGCGGGCGATCTCGACCGAGATCTCGCCGGAGACCGGCGCAGGCGGCTTCATCCTGCCCAACGACCGCGTCGACGTTCTGCTCACGCGCCGGCTCAAGAACCCGGACCAGAGCAGCGGCGCTCCCGACGTCGTCACCTCCGAGATTATCCTGGCCAACATCCGCGTCCTCGCCATCGACCAGGCGCCCAAGGAGAAGGACGGGCAGAACGCGGTGATCGGCAAGACCGTCACCCTCGAGCTCAACCCGGCGCAGACCGCAACGCTCTCCGCGGCGCGGCAGAGCGGCACGCTGTCGCTTGCGCTGCGCAGCATCGTCGACGTCAAGATGAGCGAGATCACGCTCGATGACTCCGCGCAGAAGCGGGAGGGTGTCTCGATCATTCGCTACGGCATTCCAAGTCAGACGGCTAAGGCACGATGA
- a CDS encoding prepilin peptidase produces MILDLARLLLFPALMAFAAASDLFTMTISNRVSLALVAGFFVLALAGGMAPYEMLSHVGAGALLLVVAFTCFAMGWVGGGDAKVAASVALWFGFPHLMNFLLYASLFGGALTLLLLQFRQWPLPYGLAGQAWLARLHAKESGIPYGIALALSALMVYPETEWVKAIDLAHLALR; encoded by the coding sequence ATGATCCTCGACCTTGCGCGCCTTCTGCTCTTCCCGGCACTGATGGCATTTGCCGCCGCGAGCGATCTCTTCACGATGACGATCTCGAACCGCGTGTCGCTGGCGCTGGTGGCGGGCTTCTTCGTGCTCGCTCTCGCCGGTGGCATGGCACCTTACGAGATGCTCAGTCATGTCGGCGCCGGAGCGCTTCTCCTAGTCGTGGCCTTCACCTGCTTCGCCATGGGCTGGGTGGGCGGCGGCGACGCCAAGGTCGCTGCCTCGGTCGCGCTCTGGTTCGGCTTCCCACATCTGATGAACTTCCTGCTCTACGCCTCGCTTTTCGGCGGCGCGCTGACGCTGCTCCTGCTCCAGTTCCGGCAGTGGCCGCTGCCTTACGGGCTGGCAGGACAGGCCTGGCTCGCACGGCTGCACGCCAAGGAGAGCGGCATTCCCTACGGCATCGCGCTCGCGCTGAGCGCGCTGATGGTCTACCCGGAGACCGAATGGGTGAAGGCGATCGACCTCGCTCACCTCGCACTGCGCTGA
- a CDS encoding Flp family type IVb pilin — MKNLIARFAKDESGATAIEYGLIAAGIALAIITVVNNLGTTLNAKFTSISTSLK; from the coding sequence ATGAAGAACTTGATTGCGCGTTTCGCGAAGGATGAATCCGGCGCCACCGCCATCGAATACGGCCTGATCGCCGCCGGCATCGCGCTGGCCATCATCACCGTCGTCAACAATCTCGGCACCACGCTGAACGCCAAGTTCACCTCGATCAGCACCTCGCTCAAGTAA
- a CDS encoding sterol desaturase family protein, translating to MSSLPMQVALMLGETIVKVIPVTFVLAAVFTVLEHFWACNPGAPWWRKREIVTDICYWFFVPVFARTMRIGLLVVGAGVVFNIHDADELIAFYDNGHGPLAQLPLWLQALLFLVLSDFMLYWLHRLFHDGGFWKYHAVHHSSEEIGWISAARFHPVNLLLGTISVDVVLLMAGISPNVMVWVGPFTTFHSAFVHANLNWTFGPFKYVLATPVFHRWHHTSLEEGGDTNFAGTFPIWDVLFDTFRMPEGRLPQDYGKDEASMPKEIGGQLAYPFRR from the coding sequence ATGTCGAGCCTGCCCATGCAAGTCGCCTTGATGCTCGGCGAGACCATCGTGAAGGTGATCCCGGTCACCTTCGTGCTCGCGGCGGTGTTCACCGTGCTGGAGCATTTCTGGGCCTGCAATCCCGGCGCGCCGTGGTGGCGCAAGCGGGAGATCGTCACCGACATCTGCTACTGGTTCTTCGTCCCGGTGTTCGCCCGCACCATGCGGATTGGACTTCTGGTCGTCGGCGCCGGCGTCGTCTTCAACATCCACGACGCCGACGAGCTCATCGCCTTCTACGACAATGGCCACGGTCCGCTGGCGCAGCTGCCGCTGTGGCTGCAGGCCCTGCTGTTCCTGGTGCTGTCGGATTTCATGCTGTACTGGCTGCACCGACTATTCCACGACGGCGGCTTCTGGAAATATCACGCCGTCCATCATTCGTCGGAGGAGATCGGCTGGATCTCCGCGGCCCGCTTCCATCCGGTCAATCTCTTGCTCGGGACGATCAGCGTCGACGTCGTGCTGCTGATGGCAGGCATCTCCCCGAACGTCATGGTCTGGGTCGGCCCGTTCACCACCTTCCATTCGGCCTTCGTGCACGCCAACCTGAACTGGACCTTCGGACCGTTCAAATACGTGCTGGCGACGCCGGTCTTCCACCGTTGGCACCACACCTCGCTCGAAGAGGGCGGCGACACCAATTTCGCCGGAACGTTCCCGATCTGGGACGTGCTGTTCGACACCTTCCGCATGCCGGAGGGCAGGCTGCCGCAGGACTACGGCAAGGACGAAGCGAGCATGCCCAAGGAGATCGGGGGCCAGCTCGCCTATCCGTTCCGGCGTTAG
- a CDS encoding pilus assembly protein N-terminal domain-containing protein, which translates to MRKEMLRRHVRVCLLVATTVLASPAAGLADPVADTIAVNVDQAKLVRLPGKVATIVVGNPLIADVTLQPGGMIVVTGKGYGATNFIALDRGGEILVDRQIQVEGPSDRLVTVYRGIERESYSCVPLCQRRVTLGDSDTYFNNTMNQAGSLSSSASGGAGAAAKPN; encoded by the coding sequence ATGCGTAAAGAAATGCTGCGCCGTCATGTGCGTGTCTGTCTTCTGGTTGCCACTACGGTGCTGGCGTCGCCGGCCGCTGGCCTCGCCGATCCCGTCGCCGATACCATCGCGGTCAATGTCGACCAGGCCAAGCTGGTGCGGCTGCCCGGCAAGGTGGCGACCATCGTGGTCGGCAATCCCCTGATCGCCGACGTCACGCTCCAGCCCGGCGGCATGATCGTCGTGACCGGAAAGGGCTACGGGGCCACCAACTTCATAGCGCTCGACCGCGGCGGCGAGATTCTGGTGGACCGCCAGATCCAGGTCGAAGGTCCGAGCGACCGGCTCGTCACCGTCTATCGCGGCATCGAGCGCGAGTCCTACAGCTGCGTACCGCTTTGCCAGCGCCGCGTGACGCTCGGCGACAGCGACACCTACTTCAACAACACGATGAACCAGGCCGGTTCGCTGAGCAGCAGCGCCAGCGGCGGTGCCGGCGCGGCCGCCAAGCCAAACTAG
- a CDS encoding TadE/TadG family type IV pilus assembly protein: MPSPAPTRFTLRKALLRFRGNRRGSAAVEFALVAPMFFALLFAIIETALMFFSSQVLETIAQDSARAILTGQAQAQGGSVAACQTVPNTVSPCNQTTFKAFVCTKIPALFDCSKLYVDVVSTSSFGTLSLTSFGDSCNFNPSGMQYNAGASGQVVVVRLFYQWPLIVTGLGYNIGCNNKRLMVATAAFKNEPF, from the coding sequence ATGCCATCGCCTGCACCTACGAGGTTCACGCTCCGGAAAGCGCTGCTCCGGTTTCGCGGCAACCGCCGCGGCTCCGCAGCCGTCGAGTTTGCGCTGGTCGCACCGATGTTCTTCGCGCTGCTGTTCGCCATCATCGAGACGGCACTCATGTTCTTCTCGAGCCAGGTGCTCGAGACCATTGCGCAGGACTCCGCGCGCGCGATTCTGACCGGCCAGGCGCAGGCACAAGGCGGCTCGGTAGCGGCCTGTCAGACCGTGCCCAACACGGTCTCTCCATGCAATCAGACGACGTTCAAGGCCTTTGTCTGCACCAAGATCCCGGCGCTGTTCGATTGCAGCAAGCTTTACGTCGACGTTGTCAGCACCAGCTCGTTCGGGACGCTCAGCCTCACCAGCTTTGGCGATTCCTGCAACTTCAATCCCTCCGGCATGCAGTACAATGCCGGGGCCTCCGGCCAGGTCGTCGTGGTGCGGCTGTTCTATCAGTGGCCGCTCATCGTCACCGGCCTCGGCTACAACATAGGCTGCAACAACAAGCGGCTGATGGTGGCGACGGCGGCGTTCAAGAACGAACCCTTCTGA